The following are encoded in a window of Candidatus Hydrogenedentota bacterium genomic DNA:
- a CDS encoding AMP-binding protein: MGEEVQQETLVGVLRGRAALTPDRAAFTFLRDGEDDAVTWDYASLDVRARAVAAALRARTAPRDRAMLLYPAGLEFIAAFFGCLYAGVIAVPASALWGRRGRGRLESMIADAQPSVLLTDAANCEPLRVSLTGVFDATDRLLATDILPGAVTFTPPEISPGATAFLQYTSGSTSQPRGVMVTHGNAVHNCRFMQERLRHAADSVVVSWLPHFHDMGLVAGIVKPVFLGCRGVLMPPEHFVQRPARWLRAISAYRGTFSVAPNFAYDLCVDRVSETDREGLCLSSWRNACNGAEPVRAQTLRRFTEAFAPCGFRPEALSPCYGLAEATLAVTLTPPDRPPAVCAVDAAGGPRERAGCGAPSADTEVLVVDPETFRPVAPGGTGEVWVSGPGVARGYWGRPLESAEAFAARLADGRGPYLRTGDLGACIAGELVILGRLKDVVIIHGYNHHPQDIEATVEAAHGVLRRGGCAAFGIDVDGEERLAVACEVERGHESGFNADELAAQVCRAIAANHELEVHAIAFVRAGAIPKTTSGKVRRHACRTAFLDASLSCLARWRRPAAGACVQAAPSGNAPDFPAIREFLLRLVAGRTGLSGKVLTGEEPFSGLGLSSLATVQLAGELERFLGRALAPTIAYVHSTINALARALSGGASGTGYGARARPRGEPLAIVGMACRFPGADSLDAFWELLYNGVDAISETPRDRWDNDRLYDPNPGTAGKTNTRWGGFLKDIDQFDAQFFDVSPREAARMDPQQRLLLEISWHALEHAGIPPAALSGSRTGVFIGIGNIDYIQVQLTAGCPNDAYVASGNATSIAANRLSYFYNLQGPSVAVDTACSASLTSVHHACASLRAGECDLALAGGVNLLLSPVGTVSLSQARLMSSSGRCKAFDASADGYVRGEGCGIVVLKRLSDTIAHGDRVLAVIRGTAINHDGRTNGLTAPNGLAQEAVIRAALEDARVAPEAVQYLEAHGTGTPVGDPIEFEAVKDTLLTGRAPDAPLRIGSVKTNIGHLEIAAGVAGLIKTVLALMHEVIPPHLHLRQLNPLIRAGGLPVQFPAAPVPWPANRGTGLPDRRENRAPAHSPADREGRVGMRRIAGVSAFGFGGANAHIVIEEAPAPPFLAEHSGTRPVARPRHVLTLSAHSDAALRVLAASYAAHARRTAPPVSDLCFSANTARAGLPHRLAIVTDGDDGAGRESLLQVLDAAASGTPASEAVLGETRPGVPPRVVFLFTGQGAQFPGMARELYETSPEFREMLDRSSAILGDALDVPLTDAIYPPHGAQSPIHQTAYTQPALFALEVALAQQWMQWGVVPDAVIGHSIGELAAACAAGAFSLETGLRLVALRGRLIQSLPDTGAMTAVFADRETVAHALRGSEACVVIAVFNGPNLQVISGERDAVAAVTAGFRERGVRTEPLNVSHAFHSPLMDPILDAFEREAGRFAYTPLRVPLVSNRGGAVLPAGTVLDARYWRDHVRNPVDFGAGMRALETDQPALFIETGPAPTLIGMGRRCIAASKAAWLPSLSRDSDNWRVLLSSLAKAWTRGAPVDWAAFHASRPHRRVDLPLYPFQRASYWCVKEGPAWTAQAAVVRGNAAQPEALDKAAVSRVQPLLYDVAWEPATVDMRAPGAAGDWLVLCDEQGFGAALAHALAQSGQKTFCVRRGGAYRELAAACAATLNFEDLHCLVRDFLAQADLPRGIVNCWGLDSCARTARQGETPIEKGRRAALACGGSHEPAEMFPERGGAAVPASISVAAEAGDGCNSSPGLLALLYLGQALSRHAGSREAPRIHHVTRNAVRVTNDDPAPALDQAPAWGLFRTMAVEYPDFAGKLFDLPAHAGPALVRRALSELLAGDHENIVAWRGDTRYAARLRRLIPALAEPFWFRPDGAYVITGGFGGLGCAVARWAVRRGARRLILLARHPLPPRTEWASVPADSETGRRIGVARELEGLGACVHAAAVDVGDLPDLEAFLACYAREQWPPVRGVFHLAGALQDRLLPQLDPASFDVVFRGKARGGWNLHHALRDAPLDCFVLFSSVASLLGAAGQGNYAAANAFLDAFAAWRRAQGLPALSINWGPWAEAGMAASELRGGRMARQGMHSLAPEEGLGALDVLLASGVTQAGVFNADWTALAESYWQFSASPFLGAILQADHKKGPSAGAADILAASGASREALLLELVRARVAAVLGASPDQIPVDRGVAELGMDSIMVTDLLSGLSRDLKFRVHPREVFDRPNLAAFAGHLTRELDIHQRKSTGETPPEGGYLKAKFDEMARKVKQPRKAVRKNPPCVFVFAAPRSGSTLLRVILSANKALFSPPELHILPFEDLRDRGIALGDGKYLGDGLQRAFMELRGCGEEESRALIDRMTADLTPVQDVYRMLQEGAAPRLLVDKSPSYSGSVDALRRAEDLFENARYIYLHRHPYAGIASYVKNRTGRMFDFGHADPYLLAEEVWTVHNGNIQAFLEEVPPGRRIRVCYEEMVRAPEQVLRTVCAVLDVPFDADMLFPYDKGSMLDGVRPGKRATGDPNFLTHTSIDPALAEAWRKERLPRLLGEAARRIARRLQYELPHETPREPAVAEFEEERL, translated from the coding sequence ATGGGTGAGGAAGTGCAGCAGGAAACGCTTGTGGGCGTATTGCGCGGGCGCGCCGCGCTGACGCCGGATCGCGCCGCCTTCACGTTCTTGCGGGACGGCGAAGACGATGCCGTCACGTGGGATTATGCGTCGCTTGATGTGCGCGCGCGCGCCGTGGCGGCTGCGCTTAGGGCGCGCACGGCGCCGCGCGACCGGGCCATGCTGCTGTATCCCGCGGGACTCGAATTCATCGCCGCGTTTTTCGGCTGCCTGTATGCAGGGGTGATTGCCGTGCCCGCGTCGGCGCTGTGGGGCCGCCGCGGCCGCGGGCGGCTGGAGAGCATGATTGCGGACGCGCAGCCGTCGGTGCTGTTGACGGATGCGGCGAACTGCGAACCGCTGCGCGTGTCGCTCACCGGTGTCTTTGACGCCACGGATAGACTCCTCGCGACAGACATCCTGCCGGGCGCGGTGACCTTCACGCCGCCGGAAATCAGCCCCGGCGCGACCGCGTTTCTGCAGTACACGTCCGGGTCAACCTCCCAGCCTCGCGGCGTGATGGTGACGCACGGCAACGCGGTCCACAACTGCCGGTTTATGCAGGAGCGGCTCCGCCATGCCGCCGACAGTGTCGTCGTGAGCTGGCTGCCGCATTTTCACGACATGGGGCTGGTGGCGGGGATTGTCAAACCGGTTTTTCTGGGCTGTCGCGGCGTTCTGATGCCGCCGGAGCATTTCGTGCAACGGCCCGCGCGCTGGCTGCGCGCGATCTCGGCGTATCGCGGCACTTTCAGCGTCGCGCCGAATTTCGCCTACGATCTATGCGTTGACCGCGTGTCGGAAACGGACCGCGAGGGGCTCTGCCTCTCGTCCTGGCGTAATGCGTGCAATGGCGCGGAACCGGTGCGCGCGCAGACGCTGCGGCGGTTTACAGAAGCGTTTGCGCCCTGCGGATTTCGACCGGAGGCGCTGTCGCCGTGTTACGGACTTGCGGAGGCGACGCTCGCCGTTACGCTCACGCCGCCGGACCGGCCGCCGGCCGTGTGCGCAGTGGACGCGGCGGGCGGCCCGCGCGAGCGCGCCGGCTGCGGGGCGCCGTCCGCGGACACGGAGGTCCTGGTCGTGGACCCCGAGACGTTTCGGCCGGTCGCGCCGGGGGGCACAGGCGAGGTCTGGGTGTCGGGCCCGGGCGTGGCGCGGGGATACTGGGGCCGGCCGCTGGAAAGCGCGGAGGCATTTGCGGCGCGGCTCGCGGACGGCCGGGGCCCTTATCTGCGGACGGGCGACCTTGGCGCATGCATCGCGGGGGAGTTGGTCATTCTGGGACGGCTGAAGGACGTGGTGATCATCCACGGTTACAACCATCATCCGCAGGACATCGAGGCGACGGTCGAGGCGGCGCACGGAGTCTTGCGCCGGGGCGGGTGCGCGGCCTTCGGCATCGACGTGGACGGCGAGGAACGGCTGGCGGTTGCATGCGAAGTCGAGCGCGGCCATGAATCCGGTTTCAACGCGGACGAATTGGCGGCGCAGGTCTGCCGCGCCATCGCGGCCAACCACGAACTCGAGGTCCATGCGATCGCGTTTGTGCGCGCGGGCGCGATTCCTAAGACGACCAGCGGAAAGGTGCGGCGGCACGCTTGCCGCACCGCGTTTCTGGATGCCTCTCTGAGCTGCCTGGCCCGGTGGCGGCGTCCGGCGGCGGGCGCGTGTGTGCAGGCCGCACCGTCCGGAAACGCGCCAGACTTCCCGGCCATCCGCGAGTTTCTGCTGCGGCTCGTGGCGGGGCGTACGGGCCTTTCTGGGAAGGTGTTGACCGGAGAGGAACCGTTTTCGGGCTTGGGGCTGAGTTCGCTGGCCACGGTGCAGCTGGCGGGCGAATTGGAGCGATTCCTCGGACGGGCGCTTGCCCCGACGATCGCGTACGTGCATTCTACCATCAACGCACTGGCCCGGGCGCTGTCGGGAGGCGCGAGCGGGACCGGATACGGCGCGCGGGCGCGCCCGCGCGGCGAACCGCTGGCTATTGTCGGCATGGCGTGCCGTTTCCCGGGTGCGGACTCGCTGGACGCCTTCTGGGAACTGCTGTACAACGGCGTGGACGCGATTTCGGAGACGCCGCGCGACCGGTGGGACAATGACCGTTTGTACGACCCAAATCCGGGGACGGCGGGCAAGACGAACACGCGCTGGGGCGGTTTTTTGAAGGATATCGACCAGTTCGACGCGCAGTTCTTCGACGTTTCGCCGCGCGAAGCCGCGCGCATGGACCCGCAGCAGCGCCTGCTGCTCGAAATCTCCTGGCACGCGCTGGAACACGCGGGCATTCCGCCGGCGGCGCTGTCCGGCTCGCGGACGGGCGTCTTCATCGGCATAGGCAATATTGACTACATACAGGTGCAGTTGACGGCGGGTTGTCCGAACGACGCGTATGTGGCCTCGGGAAACGCCACGTCGATTGCAGCCAACCGGCTCTCCTACTTCTACAATCTGCAGGGGCCCAGCGTGGCCGTCGACACGGCGTGTTCGGCATCGCTCACGTCGGTGCACCACGCCTGCGCGAGCCTGCGCGCAGGCGAATGCGACTTGGCGTTGGCGGGGGGGGTCAACCTGCTGCTCAGCCCCGTGGGCACCGTGTCGCTTTCACAGGCGCGCCTGATGTCGTCCAGCGGGCGCTGCAAAGCCTTCGATGCGTCGGCGGACGGCTACGTGCGCGGCGAGGGCTGCGGCATCGTGGTGTTGAAACGGCTTTCCGACACGATCGCGCACGGCGACCGCGTGCTCGCCGTCATTCGCGGCACGGCGATCAACCACGATGGGCGGACCAATGGCCTCACGGCCCCAAACGGCCTGGCGCAGGAAGCCGTGATTCGCGCCGCGCTCGAGGACGCGCGGGTTGCGCCCGAGGCCGTGCAGTATCTCGAAGCGCACGGCACCGGCACGCCTGTCGGCGACCCGATCGAATTTGAAGCCGTCAAGGATACCCTGCTCACGGGCCGCGCGCCGGACGCCCCGCTGCGCATAGGCTCGGTCAAGACGAACATCGGGCATCTCGAGATCGCGGCGGGCGTTGCGGGACTGATCAAGACAGTGCTCGCGCTGATGCACGAAGTCATTCCGCCGCATCTTCATCTGCGGCAATTGAACCCGTTGATTCGCGCCGGCGGACTGCCCGTGCAATTCCCGGCGGCGCCGGTCCCGTGGCCGGCAAACAGGGGAACCGGATTGCCGGATCGCCGCGAGAACCGCGCGCCCGCGCATTCCCCCGCGGACAGGGAGGGCAGAGTGGGCATGCGCCGCATCGCGGGCGTCAGCGCGTTCGGCTTCGGCGGCGCCAATGCGCACATTGTGATTGAAGAAGCGCCCGCGCCGCCGTTCCTGGCCGAGCACAGCGGCACACGGCCGGTGGCGCGGCCCCGGCATGTGCTTACGCTGAGCGCGCACAGCGACGCCGCGCTGCGCGTGCTGGCGGCATCCTACGCCGCGCACGCGCGCCGTACCGCGCCGCCGGTCAGCGACCTCTGTTTCAGCGCGAATACGGCGCGCGCCGGCCTGCCGCACCGGCTGGCGATCGTGACGGATGGCGATGACGGCGCCGGGCGAGAAAGCCTGTTGCAGGTATTGGACGCCGCAGCCTCGGGCACACCGGCGTCCGAGGCGGTTTTGGGCGAGACCCGGCCCGGCGTGCCGCCGCGCGTCGTCTTTCTGTTCACGGGCCAAGGCGCGCAATTTCCGGGTATGGCGCGCGAACTGTACGAAACCAGCCCGGAATTCCGCGAGATGCTCGACCGGAGCAGCGCGATTCTCGGGGACGCGCTGGACGTGCCCCTGACCGATGCGATCTATCCCCCTCACGGCGCGCAAAGCCCGATCCACCAGACGGCCTACACGCAGCCCGCCCTGTTTGCGCTCGAAGTGGCGCTCGCGCAACAGTGGATGCAGTGGGGCGTCGTCCCGGACGCGGTCATTGGCCACAGCATTGGCGAACTGGCCGCGGCATGCGCCGCGGGCGCATTTTCCCTGGAGACCGGACTGCGGCTGGTGGCGTTGCGGGGCAGACTGATTCAATCGTTGCCGGATACGGGCGCGATGACGGCTGTGTTCGCGGACCGCGAGACGGTCGCGCATGCGTTGCGCGGCAGCGAAGCGTGTGTGGTCATCGCGGTATTCAACGGGCCGAACCTGCAGGTGATTTCCGGAGAACGCGACGCGGTTGCCGCGGTGACGGCCGGGTTCAGGGAGCGCGGTGTCCGCACCGAGCCGCTGAACGTGTCGCACGCGTTTCACTCGCCGCTGATGGACCCGATCCTCGACGCGTTCGAGCGCGAAGCGGGCCGGTTCGCATATACGCCGCTGCGGGTGCCGCTGGTCTCGAACCGTGGCGGCGCGGTGCTGCCCGCGGGCACGGTGCTCGATGCGCGCTACTGGCGCGACCACGTGCGGAATCCCGTCGATTTCGGCGCAGGCATGCGGGCGCTCGAAACGGACCAGCCGGCGTTGTTCATCGAGACGGGCCCGGCCCCAACGCTCATCGGCATGGGCCGCCGCTGCATCGCGGCGTCAAAGGCGGCGTGGCTGCCCTCGCTCTCGCGCGATTCCGACAACTGGCGCGTATTGCTGTCGAGTCTCGCGAAGGCGTGGACGCGCGGTGCCCCCGTCGATTGGGCCGCCTTCCACGCGAGCCGTCCGCACCGCCGTGTCGATTTGCCGTTGTATCCGTTCCAGCGCGCGAGCTATTGGTGCGTGAAGGAAGGCCCCGCCTGGACCGCGCAGGCCGCTGTTGTCCGCGGAAACGCTGCTCAACCCGAGGCCCTTGACAAGGCTGCCGTGTCGCGCGTCCAGCCTTTGCTCTACGATGTCGCTTGGGAACCGGCCACCGTCGATATGCGTGCGCCGGGCGCCGCCGGTGATTGGCTCGTTTTGTGCGATGAACAGGGATTCGGCGCGGCCTTGGCGCACGCGCTGGCACAGTCCGGGCAGAAGACGTTCTGCGTGCGCAGGGGCGGGGCCTATCGCGAGCTGGCCGCCGCCTGTGCGGCGACCCTCAATTTCGAGGACCTGCATTGTCTCGTCCGCGATTTTCTCGCGCAAGCGGATCTGCCGCGCGGTATCGTCAACTGCTGGGGTCTGGATTCTTGCGCGCGGACAGCGCGGCAAGGAGAGACGCCCATTGAAAAGGGGCGCCGGGCGGCCCTTGCCTGCGGCGGGAGCCACGAACCCGCGGAGATGTTTCCGGAACGCGGCGGGGCCGCCGTACCGGCGTCCATATCCGTGGCCGCGGAGGCAGGGGACGGGTGCAACTCGTCTCCCGGTTTGTTGGCGTTGCTCTACTTGGGACAGGCCCTCTCGCGACACGCCGGCTCGCGCGAAGCGCCTCGCATTCATCACGTGACCCGCAACGCGGTACGCGTCACAAACGATGACCCCGCTCCCGCGCTGGACCAGGCGCCCGCCTGGGGGCTTTTCCGCACGATGGCGGTCGAGTACCCGGATTTTGCCGGAAAGCTGTTCGACCTGCCGGCGCATGCCGGGCCGGCACTGGTTCGGCGCGCACTTTCGGAATTGCTCGCGGGCGACCATGAGAACATCGTTGCATGGCGCGGAGACACGCGTTATGCCGCGCGTTTGCGCCGCCTCATTCCGGCGCTCGCAGAGCCGTTCTGGTTTCGCCCCGACGGCGCTTACGTGATTACCGGCGGCTTTGGGGGGCTGGGTTGCGCCGTTGCGCGGTGGGCGGTCCGGCGCGGCGCACGGAGGCTGATTCTGCTGGCGCGGCATCCGCTTCCGCCGCGCACGGAGTGGGCAAGCGTGCCCGCGGATTCGGAGACAGGCCGCCGCATCGGCGTGGCGCGCGAACTTGAAGGACTGGGCGCATGCGTGCACGCGGCGGCGGTAGACGTGGGGGACCTGCCGGACTTGGAAGCATTCCTGGCGTGCTATGCGCGGGAACAGTGGCCGCCGGTGAGGGGGGTGTTCCATCTCGCGGGGGCGCTACAGGACCGGCTCCTGCCGCAGCTTGACCCCGCGTCTTTCGATGTGGTGTTTCGCGGGAAAGCACGGGGCGGATGGAACTTGCATCATGCGTTGCGCGATGCGCCCCTGGACTGTTTTGTGCTGTTTTCTTCCGTGGCTTCGTTGCTGGGCGCGGCAGGCCAGGGCAACTACGCGGCGGCGAATGCGTTTCTGGACGCCTTCGCCGCGTGGCGGCGCGCGCAGGGGCTTCCTGCGCTGAGCATCAACTGGGGCCCCTGGGCGGAGGCGGGCATGGCGGCGTCGGAATTGCGCGGCGGCCGCATGGCGCGGCAGGGCATGCACAGTCTTGCGCCGGAGGAGGGCCTTGGCGCGCTGGACGTGCTGCTCGCGTCGGGCGTGACGCAGGCGGGCGTATTCAACGCGGACTGGACCGCCCTGGCCGAATCGTATTGGCAGTTCTCCGCGTCGCCTTTCTTGGGCGCGATACTGCAAGCAGACCACAAGAAGGGCCCGAGCGCCGGGGCCGCGGACATTCTGGCCGCGTCGGGCGCATCGCGCGAAGCGCTGCTGCTGGAACTCGTGCGCGCGCGAGTGGCCGCGGTGCTTGGCGCTTCCCCCGACCAGATTCCGGTGGACCGCGGCGTGGCGGAACTCGGCATGGACTCGATCATGGTTACGGACCTGCTGAGCGGGCTGAGCCGTGACCTCAAGTTCCGAGTCCACCCGCGCGAGGTCTTTGACCGCCCGAACCTGGCGGCGTTTGCGGGCCACTTGACCCGCGAATTGGATATTCACCAGCGGAAGTCAACGGGCGAGACGCCGCCGGAGGGCGGCTACCTGAAAGCCAAATTCGACGAGATGGCGCGCAAGGTCAAGCAGCCGCGCAAGGCCGTGCGCAAGAATCCGCCGTGCGTGTTTGTTTTCGCCGCGCCGCGCTCCGGCTCAACGCTGTTGCGTGTTATCCTCTCGGCGAACAAGGCGCTCTTCAGCCCGCCGGAACTGCACATTCTCCCGTTTGAAGATTTGCGGGACCGCGGCATTGCGCTGGGCGACGGCAAATATCTCGGCGACGGCCTGCAGCGCGCGTTCATGGAGCTTCGAGGCTGCGGCGAGGAGGAAAGCCGGGCCTTGATCGACCGCATGACGGCGGACCTCACGCCCGTGCAGGACGTGTACCGGATGTTGCAGGAGGGCGCCGCGCCGCGGCTGCTGGTCGACAAGTCGCCGTCGTACAGCGGCAGCGTTGACGCGCTGCGCCGGGCGGAAGACCTCTTCGAGAACGCGCGCTACATATACCTGCACCGGCACCCGTACGCGGGCATTGCGTCCTACGTGAAGAATCGCACTGGCCGCATGTTCGATTTCGGCCACGCCGACCCGTACCTTTTGGCCGAAGAGGTCTGGACGGTGCACAACGGGAACATCCAGGCGTTCCTGGAAGAGGTGCCGCCCGGGCGCAGAATACGCGTGTGCTACGAGGAAATGGTGCGCGCGCCGGAACAGGTGTTACGCACGGTTTGCGCCGTGCTTGACGTGCCGTTCGACGCGGACATGCTGTTCCCGTACGACAAGGGGTCGATGCTCGACGGCGTGCGCCCGGGCAAGCGCGCGACGGGCGACCCGAATTTCCTGACCCATACGTCGATTGACCCCGCGCTTGCCGAGGCATGGCGCAAGGAGCGGCTGCCGCGCCTGCTGGGCGAAGCCGCCCGGCGCATCGCGAGGCGCCTGCAGTACGAACTGCCGCACGAGACGCCGCGCGAGCCCGCTGTCGCGGAGTTTGAGGAAGAGCGCCTATGA